One genomic window of Staphylococcus hsinchuensis includes the following:
- a CDS encoding Glu/Leu/Phe/Val family dehydrogenase, whose product MTENNSLVTSTQHIIKEALHKLGFDDGMYDLVKEPLRFLQVRIPVRMDDGTVKTFTGYRAQHNDAVGPTKGGVRFHPDVDEEEVKALSMWMSLKCGIVDLPYGGGKGGIVCDPRQMSIHEVERLSRGYVRAISQFVGPTKDIPAPDVFTNSQIMAWMMDEYSSLDKFNSPGFITGKPLVLGGSQGRDRSTALGVVIAIEQAAQRRNLELKGARVVIQGFGNAGSFLAKFLYDMGAKIVGISDAYGALHDPEGLDIDYLLDRRDSFGTVTNLFEETISNKELFEIDCDVLVPAAIANQITADNAHDIKADVVVEAANGPTTPEGTRILTERGILLVPDVLASAGGVTVSYFEWVQNNQGYYWTEEEVNEKLREKLTTAFNTIYELSQNRKIDMRLAAYIVGIKRTAEAARYRGWA is encoded by the coding sequence ATGACTGAGAATAATAGTTTAGTTACTTCTACGCAACACATTATTAAAGAAGCTTTGCACAAACTGGGATTTGACGATGGTATGTATGATCTTGTTAAGGAACCTTTAAGATTCCTTCAAGTAAGAATTCCTGTACGTATGGATGATGGTACAGTTAAGACGTTCACTGGTTACCGTGCACAGCATAATGATGCTGTTGGGCCAACTAAAGGTGGGGTAAGATTCCACCCAGATGTAGATGAAGAAGAGGTTAAAGCATTATCAATGTGGATGTCATTGAAATGTGGCATCGTAGACTTACCATACGGTGGCGGTAAAGGCGGTATCGTTTGTGACCCACGCCAAATGAGTATACATGAGGTAGAGCGTTTATCACGTGGATATGTTCGTGCTATCTCTCAATTCGTAGGGCCTACAAAAGATATTCCAGCGCCAGATGTTTTTACTAACTCACAAATCATGGCATGGATGATGGATGAGTATAGTTCATTAGATAAATTCAACTCACCAGGATTCATCACAGGTAAACCACTAGTATTAGGTGGTTCTCAAGGACGCGATCGTTCAACTGCGTTAGGTGTAGTTATCGCGATTGAACAAGCTGCTCAAAGAAGAAACCTAGAGCTTAAAGGTGCTCGTGTCGTTATCCAAGGTTTCGGTAATGCTGGTAGTTTCTTAGCTAAATTCTTATACGATATGGGAGCAAAAATAGTCGGTATTTCAGATGCATATGGTGCATTACATGACCCAGAAGGGTTAGATATTGATTATTTATTAGATCGTAGAGATAGTTTTGGTACAGTTACAAACTTATTTGAAGAGACAATTTCAAATAAAGAATTATTCGAAATTGATTGTGATGTATTAGTGCCAGCTGCCATTGCGAACCAAATTACAGCTGACAATGCACATGACATTAAAGCTGATGTAGTAGTTGAAGCAGCAAATGGACCAACTACTCCAGAAGGTACACGTATCTTAACTGAACGTGGCATCTTATTAGTACCAGACGTATTAGCAAGTGCTGGTGGCGTAACGGTATCTTACTTCGAATGGGTACAAAATAACCAAGGTTATTATTGGACTGAAGAAGAAGTAAATGAAAAATTACGTGAGAAATTAACTACAGCATTTAATACGATTTATGAACTTTCACAAAACCGTAAGATTGATATGCGTTTAGCTGCATACATCGTAGGTATTAAACGTACAGCAGAAGCTGCACGTTACCGTGGTTGGGCATAA
- a CDS encoding ornithine--oxo-acid transaminase, with amino-acid sequence MTRSEEIIELTNHFGASNYVPLPIVISEGEGVWVKDPEGNKYMDMLSAYSAVNQGHRHPKIIQALKDQADKVTLVSRAFHSDNLGEWYEKICKISGKEKALPMNTGAEAVETALKAARRWAYEVKNIEPNKAEIIAFNGNFHGRTMAPVSLSSEAEYQRGYGPLLDGFRKVDFGDIEAVKESINENTAAILIEPIQGEAGINVPPEGYLKQIRELCDEHNVLFIADEIQAGLGRSGKLFATDWDDVKPDVYILGKALGGGVLPISVVLADKEVLGVFTPGSHGSTFGGNPLACAVSNAALDVIIDEDLPGRSLELGEYFKSELQKIDHPAIKEVRGRGLFIGIELTENARPYCEALKEKGLLCKETHETVIRFAPPLIISKEELDFALDKVRAVFE; translated from the coding sequence ATGACAAGATCAGAAGAAATCATTGAATTAACAAATCATTTTGGAGCTTCAAACTATGTACCACTTCCTATCGTTATTTCAGAAGGCGAAGGGGTATGGGTTAAAGATCCTGAAGGTAACAAGTATATGGATATGTTGTCAGCATATTCAGCTGTTAACCAAGGTCACAGACATCCAAAGATTATTCAAGCATTAAAGGATCAAGCTGACAAAGTGACACTTGTTTCTCGTGCTTTCCATAGTGATAATTTAGGCGAATGGTATGAAAAGATTTGTAAAATTTCTGGAAAAGAGAAAGCACTACCTATGAATACTGGTGCTGAAGCTGTAGAAACAGCTTTAAAAGCTGCAAGACGTTGGGCATATGAAGTTAAAAACATTGAACCGAACAAAGCAGAAATTATTGCATTCAATGGTAACTTCCATGGTCGTACTATGGCACCTGTTTCACTTTCATCAGAAGCGGAGTATCAAAGAGGTTATGGCCCATTACTTGATGGTTTCCGTAAAGTAGATTTCGGTGATATTGAAGCGGTTAAAGAAAGTATCAATGAGAATACTGCAGCTATATTAATCGAACCAATTCAAGGGGAAGCAGGTATTAACGTACCTCCTGAAGGTTACTTAAAACAAATCAGAGAGTTATGTGATGAACATAATGTACTTTTCATTGCTGATGAAATCCAAGCTGGGTTAGGTCGTTCAGGTAAATTATTCGCAACTGATTGGGATGACGTGAAACCAGATGTTTATATTCTTGGGAAAGCCTTAGGTGGCGGTGTATTACCAATTTCAGTAGTACTAGCAGATAAAGAAGTATTAGGCGTATTTACTCCAGGTTCACATGGTTCAACATTTGGTGGAAATCCATTAGCTTGTGCTGTTTCAAATGCTGCTTTAGATGTTATCATTGATGAGGATTTACCAGGTCGTTCATTAGAGCTTGGTGAATATTTCAAATCAGAATTACAAAAGATAGACCATCCGGCTATTAAAGAGGTACGTGGCCGTGGCTTATTCATTGGAATCGAACTTACTGAAAATGCAAGACCATATTGTGAAGCACTTAAGGAAAAAGGTCTATTATGTAAAGAAACGCATGAAACAGTAATTCGTTTTGCTCCACCACTTATCATTTCTAAAGAAGAATTAGACTTTGCTTTAGATAAAGTTAGAGCTGTATTTGAATAA
- the lepB gene encoding signal peptidase I, with translation MRKEVIEWIVAIIAALAIFFLVTNFVAKSYTVKGDSMDPTLKDGERVAVNLFDYKLGDIKKGNVIVFHATKNADYVKRVIGTPGDSIEYKKDKLYVNGKKVDEPYLNYNEKHKHYDYITGSFKTKDIDRETHKNKIPKGKLLVLGDNREVSKDSRSFGLIDKDKVVGKVWFRYWPLNGMKFGFDPDTDYGK, from the coding sequence TTGAGAAAAGAAGTAATAGAATGGATTGTCGCAATAATTGCAGCGCTTGCTATATTTTTTTTAGTAACAAATTTTGTTGCAAAGTCATATACAGTTAAAGGTGATTCAATGGATCCTACATTGAAAGACGGAGAACGCGTAGCTGTAAACTTATTTGATTACAAACTAGGCGACATTAAAAAAGGTAACGTTATTGTGTTCCACGCTACAAAAAATGCTGATTACGTAAAACGTGTTATCGGTACGCCTGGAGATTCAATCGAATATAAAAAAGACAAACTTTATGTTAACGGTAAGAAAGTCGATGAACCTTACTTAAACTATAATGAAAAACACAAACATTATGATTATATTACTGGAAGCTTTAAAACAAAAGATATAGATAGAGAAACACATAAAAATAAAATTCCTAAAGGCAAATTACTAGTGCTTGGAGATAATCGTGAAGTCAGCAAAGACAGCCGTTCATTTGGCTTAATTGATAAAGATAAAGTTGTAGGTAAAGTTTGGTTTAGATATTGGCCATTAAATGGTATGAAATTTGGATTTGATCCAGATACAGATTACGGTAAATAA
- a CDS encoding glycerophosphodiester phosphodiesterase codes for MKKATKLMVSSVTVLSLSLLGTSAVSQASTNDNSNKGPNENRYSSASQLKSNPNNASHKEAHNLTGEKHTTIAHRGASGYAPEHTFYSYDKSHNELGASYIEIDLQRTKDGHLVAMHDETVDRTTNGTGRVDQYTLDELKKLDAGSKFNATHPEYANEKYAGAKIPTLDEILERYGPNANYYIETKSPDVYPGMEQDLLNTLNRHNMLTNQSLKNGHVMIQSFSQASLEKMKRLNPSVPLVRLLDKGELTSMTQQDFNTLRQTAIGVGPEYTDLTAQNVQNLKKAGFLVHPYTVNTKADMERLNQYGVDGLFTNYADMYEQVNQEQ; via the coding sequence ATGAAAAAAGCGACAAAATTAATGGTTTCAAGCGTTACTGTATTATCATTATCTTTACTAGGTACTTCTGCTGTATCTCAAGCAAGTACTAACGACAATTCAAACAAAGGTCCAAATGAAAATCGTTATTCTTCAGCATCACAATTAAAATCAAATCCAAACAATGCTAGCCATAAAGAAGCGCATAATTTAACTGGCGAGAAACACACAACTATCGCACACAGAGGCGCAAGTGGTTATGCACCTGAACATACATTCTATTCATATGACAAAAGTCATAACGAATTAGGCGCATCATATATTGAAATTGACTTACAAAGAACGAAAGATGGTCATTTAGTAGCTATGCACGACGAAACAGTGGATAGAACTACAAATGGTACAGGCAGAGTTGACCAATATACATTAGATGAATTAAAAAAATTAGACGCTGGTAGCAAATTCAATGCAACACATCCTGAATATGCTAACGAAAAATACGCTGGTGCAAAAATACCTACTTTAGACGAAATCCTTGAACGTTACGGCCCAAATGCAAACTACTATATCGAAACAAAATCACCAGATGTATATCCAGGTATGGAACAAGATTTACTTAATACATTAAATAGACACAACATGTTAACAAATCAATCACTTAAAAATGGTCACGTAATGATTCAATCATTCTCACAAGCAAGCTTAGAAAAAATGAAGAGATTAAATCCAAGCGTACCTCTTGTGAGATTATTAGATAAAGGTGAATTAACGAGCATGACTCAACAAGACTTCAATACTTTACGTCAAACTGCAATTGGTGTTGGCCCTGAATATACAGATTTAACTGCTCAAAATGTTCAAAACCTTAAAAAAGCAGGGTTCCTCGTTCACCCTTACACTGTAAATACAAAAGCTGATATGGAACGTTTAAATCAATACGGCGTTGATGGTTTATTTACAAACTATGCTGACATGTACGAGCAAGTAAACCAAGAACAATAA
- a CDS encoding DUF1958 domain-containing protein codes for MKKLGVILSFLILLSIYAPLYTFAGQSPYQIAENEHIHVNKQNNPKSAQVTTKNGQILYNYNIHKQVDPASTTKLMTLALILDDIKHKKFNFYDTVKIDLREQKMSQIPNLTTFPLKTGQTFSILQLVKQAMLESSNAATLVLAEEIDGNSSHFTNRMNKKAKQIGMQNTHFTNPSGANIKLLKPFAPKQYQNQTYSYTTANDMSLLSHYILNHYPEALKITSLKSDLQYHKSLHNTNTSLPSFPDGMKDVDGLKTGTSDNGYNLVLTAKRNHLRVISTLFNTQPYPSDKAKHARQQISNGLIKHAFDHYEYRKVLTKGRHTINGKVYKVKHDLYDVVPTKLHDYSFKISDDNTLTLNYKRTFLKGAHPPSVEVEPVINWKQIITYIFIAILLIFIIIMIFVLKNTYKKKHS; via the coding sequence ATGAAAAAGTTAGGAGTCATACTTTCGTTTTTAATTTTACTTTCAATCTATGCTCCGCTATATACATTTGCTGGACAATCCCCATACCAAATCGCAGAAAATGAACATATTCATGTAAATAAACAAAATAATCCAAAAAGCGCTCAAGTTACTACCAAAAATGGACAAATTTTATATAACTACAATATTCATAAACAAGTCGATCCTGCTTCAACTACAAAACTTATGACCCTCGCCCTCATTCTTGATGATATCAAACATAAAAAGTTCAATTTTTATGACACAGTTAAAATCGATTTAAGGGAACAAAAAATGTCCCAAATACCTAATTTGACAACTTTCCCTTTAAAAACAGGCCAAACCTTTTCTATACTCCAATTGGTTAAGCAAGCTATGCTTGAATCTAGTAATGCTGCTACTTTAGTACTCGCAGAAGAAATTGATGGAAATTCTTCTCATTTTACAAACCGTATGAACAAAAAAGCGAAACAAATCGGTATGCAAAACACTCATTTTACAAATCCAAGCGGTGCAAACATTAAACTACTCAAACCGTTTGCGCCTAAACAGTATCAAAATCAAACTTATAGTTATACGACTGCCAACGATATGTCATTATTATCACATTATATATTAAACCACTATCCTGAAGCTTTAAAAATCACAAGTCTAAAAAGCGATTTACAATATCACAAGTCTCTACACAATACGAATACATCTCTCCCCTCTTTTCCAGACGGAATGAAAGATGTCGATGGTTTAAAGACTGGAACAAGTGATAATGGATATAATTTAGTATTAACCGCGAAAAGAAATCATTTACGCGTAATTTCTACATTGTTTAATACACAACCTTATCCAAGTGATAAAGCAAAGCATGCACGACAACAAATTTCTAATGGATTAATTAAACATGCTTTTGACCATTATGAATACCGCAAAGTTTTAACTAAAGGTCGACATACAATAAACGGTAAAGTATATAAAGTAAAGCATGACCTATACGATGTCGTTCCTACAAAGTTACATGATTACAGTTTCAAAATTTCAGATGATAACACATTGACTCTCAATTATAAGCGTACATTTTTAAAAGGCGCCCACCCACCTAGTGTTGAAGTTGAACCTGTGATTAATTGGAAACAAATCATTACCTATATATTTATTGCTATATTACTAATATTTATAATCATCATGATATTTGTACTTAAAAATACGTATAAGAAAAAACATAGTTAG
- a CDS encoding glucose-6-phosphate isomerase, with protein MTHIQLDYRKTLEFFGEHEMQQQQEVVSTIHNIIHKGTGAGNDFLGWLDLPVDYDKDEFSRILEASKRVKENSEVLVVIGIGGSYLGARAAIEMLTSSFRNSDEYPEIVFVGNHLSSTYTQQLVDYLDGKDFSVNVISKSGTTTEPAVAFRLFKQLLENKYGKEEAKKRIFATTDKEKGALKQLATNEGYETFIVPDDIGGRYSVLTAVGLLPIAVAGIDIEAIMNGAAKAREELSSDKLEENIAYQYATIRNILYTKGYTTEMLINYEPSLQYFNEWWKQLFGESEGKDFKGIYPSSANYTTDLHSLGQYVQEGRRFLFETVVKVDTPKHDIKIEADPDDLDGLNYLAGKTIDEVNTKAFEGTLLAHTDGGVPNLVVNVPQLDEETFGYLVYFFELACAMSGYQLGVNPFNQPGVEAYKQNMFALLGKPGFEDKKQELEERL; from the coding sequence ATGACTCATATTCAATTAGACTATCGTAAGACTTTAGAGTTCTTTGGTGAACATGAAATGCAACAACAACAAGAAGTGGTTTCTACGATTCATAATATAATCCATAAAGGTACAGGCGCAGGAAATGATTTCTTAGGTTGGTTAGATTTACCTGTAGATTATGACAAAGACGAATTTTCACGTATTCTAGAAGCTTCTAAACGTGTGAAAGAGAATTCTGAAGTATTAGTAGTCATTGGTATTGGAGGTTCTTATTTAGGGGCGCGTGCAGCGATTGAAATGTTGACATCATCATTTAGAAATAGTGATGAATATCCAGAAATCGTCTTCGTCGGTAATCATTTATCATCAACTTATACTCAACAATTAGTTGATTATTTAGATGGAAAAGATTTTTCTGTAAACGTTATTTCTAAATCAGGTACGACAACAGAACCTGCAGTTGCATTTAGACTGTTCAAACAATTATTAGAAAATAAATACGGAAAAGAAGAAGCTAAAAAACGCATCTTCGCCACAACTGATAAAGAAAAGGGTGCGCTAAAACAATTAGCGACAAATGAAGGTTACGAAACATTTATTGTACCTGATGATATCGGCGGCCGTTACTCAGTTTTAACTGCAGTAGGATTATTACCAATTGCAGTAGCAGGTATTGATATCGAAGCCATCATGAACGGTGCAGCGAAAGCACGTGAGGAACTATCATCAGACAAATTAGAAGAAAACATTGCCTACCAATATGCGACAATTCGTAACATTCTTTATACAAAAGGGTATACGACAGAAATGTTAATTAACTACGAACCATCATTACAATATTTCAATGAATGGTGGAAACAATTATTTGGTGAATCTGAAGGAAAAGACTTTAAAGGTATTTATCCATCAAGCGCTAACTACACTACTGATTTACATTCATTAGGACAATATGTTCAGGAAGGGCGTCGTTTCTTATTTGAAACAGTAGTTAAAGTAGATACACCTAAACATGATATTAAGATTGAAGCAGACCCAGATGATCTAGACGGTTTAAATTATTTAGCTGGTAAGACAATTGATGAGGTTAATACGAAAGCATTTGAAGGTACTTTACTTGCACATACTGATGGTGGCGTGCCTAATTTAGTTGTAAATGTACCTCAATTAGATGAAGAGACATTTGGCTACTTGGTTTATTTCTTTGAATTAGCTTGTGCTATGAGTGGTTACCAACTCGGTGTGAATCCATTTAATCAACCAGGCGTTGAAGCATATAAACAAAATATGTTTGCGTTATTAGGTAAACCAGGATTTGAAGATAAGAAACAAGAACTTGAAGAACGTTTATAA
- a CDS encoding argininosuccinate synthase — MKEKIVLAYSGGLDTSVAVKWILDKGYDVVACCLDVGEGKDLELVHQKALDMGAVECHIIDATEEFSEDFVAYAIKGNLMYEGTYPLVSALSRPLISKKLVEIAEKTDAVGIAHGCTGKGNDQVRFEVAIKALNPNLKVFAPVREWAWSREEEIDYALKHNIPVPIEHDSPYSIDQNLWGRSNECGILEDPFAAPPADAYDLTRELEDTPDEAEEILLTFEEGLPTSLNGQTYKLSDLILELNKLAGKHGIGRIDHVENRLVGIKSREVYETPAAEVILKGHKSLETITLTKDVAHFKPVIEKQFSEQVYNGLWYSPLTDSLKTFINSTQKYVSGEVRIKLYKGNAIVNGRKSPHTLYNEKLATYTKEDAFNQESAVGFIDIFGLPTQVNAMLHGGYNDEQ, encoded by the coding sequence ATGAAAGAGAAAATCGTATTAGCATATTCAGGCGGATTAGACACAAGTGTTGCAGTAAAATGGATATTAGATAAAGGTTATGACGTGGTAGCTTGTTGTTTAGACGTCGGCGAAGGAAAAGATTTAGAACTTGTACACCAAAAAGCATTAGATATGGGTGCAGTCGAATGTCATATCATAGATGCTACAGAAGAATTCAGTGAAGACTTCGTAGCCTATGCAATCAAAGGTAACTTAATGTATGAAGGTACTTACCCACTCGTTTCTGCTTTATCCAGACCTCTAATTTCAAAAAAATTAGTAGAGATCGCTGAGAAAACAGATGCAGTAGGTATTGCCCACGGTTGTACAGGTAAAGGTAACGATCAAGTTCGTTTTGAAGTTGCAATAAAAGCTTTAAATCCAAACTTAAAAGTTTTTGCTCCAGTTAGAGAATGGGCTTGGAGTCGTGAAGAAGAAATCGATTATGCATTAAAACATAATATTCCAGTTCCTATTGAACATGATTCACCATACTCAATTGACCAAAATTTATGGGGTAGAAGTAACGAATGTGGCATACTTGAAGATCCTTTCGCAGCACCACCTGCAGATGCATATGATTTAACTCGTGAGTTAGAAGACACACCTGATGAAGCTGAAGAAATCTTACTAACTTTTGAAGAAGGTCTACCTACTTCACTAAACGGACAAACTTATAAACTCAGCGACTTAATTTTAGAATTAAATAAATTAGCTGGAAAACATGGTATAGGAAGAATAGACCATGTTGAAAATAGACTTGTCGGTATTAAATCAAGAGAAGTTTATGAAACACCTGCAGCAGAAGTTATTTTAAAGGGACATAAATCCTTAGAAACCATCACATTGACAAAAGATGTTGCGCATTTCAAACCAGTCATTGAAAAGCAATTTTCTGAGCAAGTCTATAATGGCCTTTGGTATTCACCACTCACAGATAGCTTAAAAACATTTATAAATAGTACGCAAAAATATGTTAGTGGTGAAGTACGCATTAAATTATACAAAGGTAATGCAATTGTTAATGGTAGAAAATCTCCTCACACTTTATATAATGAAAAACTAGCGACATATACAAAAGAAGATGCATTCAATCAAGAATCAGCGGTTGGATTTATCGATATCTTTGGTCTTCCTACTCAAGTGAACGCAATGTTACATGGAGGTTATAACGATGAGCAATAA
- the argH gene encoding argininosuccinate lyase has product MSNKAWGGRFSEKPEDWVDEFNASVGFDQILIKYDVQGSIAHAKMLAKQDIISQADCDAIIKGLTEILKDYENGNLPLDISLEDIHLNIEHELIKRIGDAGGRLHTGRSRNDQIATDMHLYTKDEVNEIISLINAFQQTIVDIAEKHIETIMPGYTHLQRAQPISFAHHILTYYWMLDRDKTRFQDSLKRIDISPLGAAALSGTTYPIDRHTTQESLEFANLYENSLDAVSDRDYIVETLHNISLTMVHLSRFAEEIIFWSSAEANFVTLSDAFSTGSSIMPQKKNPDMAELIRGKVGRTTGHLVSMLTTLKGLPLAYNKDMQEDKEGLFDAIHTIKGSLRIFDGMIASMTVNVNQLQSAVEQDFSNATELADYLVNKGVPFRTAHEIVGKLVLWAIQHNVYLLDVPLTQYKDAHASIEADIYEYLKPENCISRRTSYGSTGHDAVKKQIEVIKQKFKTTNE; this is encoded by the coding sequence ATGAGCAATAAAGCTTGGGGTGGTAGATTTAGTGAAAAACCCGAAGATTGGGTAGATGAATTTAATGCTTCAGTAGGATTTGATCAAATATTGATTAAATATGATGTTCAAGGAAGTATTGCACATGCGAAAATGTTAGCCAAACAAGATATTATTTCTCAAGCTGATTGTGATGCAATTATCAAAGGATTAACTGAAATACTAAAGGATTACGAAAATGGAAACTTGCCTTTAGATATATCTCTAGAAGATATACATTTAAATATAGAACATGAGTTGATTAAACGTATAGGCGATGCTGGAGGTAGATTGCATACTGGTCGTAGTAGAAATGATCAAATCGCGACGGATATGCATTTATACACAAAAGATGAAGTTAATGAAATAATTTCCCTCATTAACGCTTTCCAACAAACAATCGTTGATATAGCTGAAAAGCACATCGAAACAATTATGCCAGGTTATACGCATTTACAAAGAGCGCAACCAATTTCATTTGCACATCATATATTAACGTATTATTGGATGCTCGATAGAGACAAAACACGTTTCCAAGATAGTTTAAAACGTATCGACATATCCCCTCTTGGAGCAGCAGCATTAAGCGGAACAACTTATCCTATCGATCGTCATACTACGCAAGAATCACTAGAGTTTGCAAATCTATACGAAAATAGCTTAGATGCAGTAAGTGATCGTGATTACATTGTAGAGACACTCCACAATATTAGCTTAACGATGGTACACCTTTCTCGTTTTGCTGAAGAAATTATTTTTTGGTCTTCAGCTGAAGCCAATTTTGTCACGTTATCTGATGCATTTTCAACTGGCTCATCTATTATGCCCCAAAAGAAAAATCCTGACATGGCTGAACTCATTCGAGGTAAAGTGGGGAGAACAACAGGTCATTTAGTAAGTATGCTAACAACATTAAAAGGACTGCCTCTCGCATATAATAAAGATATGCAAGAAGATAAAGAAGGATTATTCGATGCAATCCACACCATTAAAGGCTCACTTCGTATCTTTGATGGTATGATCGCATCGATGACGGTAAACGTAAATCAACTACAAAGTGCTGTTGAACAAGATTTTTCAAACGCAACCGAACTCGCTGATTATCTCGTAAATAAAGGGGTTCCTTTTAGAACAGCACATGAAATCGTAGGTAAACTTGTATTATGGGCTATACAACATAATGTATATTTATTAGATGTCCCACTTACACAATACAAAGATGCCCATGCGAGCATTGAAGCGGATATTTATGAGTATTTAAAACCTGAAAATTGTATAAGTCGTAGAACAAGTTACGGTTCAACAGGACATGATGCCGTAAAAAAACAAATCGAAGTCATCAAACAAAAATTTAAAACTACAAATGAATAA